A section of the Bacillus pumilus genome encodes:
- a CDS encoding stage V sporulation protein AB yields MIGKWLFVALVGLGGGLTVGAGFVAFLAVLGIIPRLMQLTKTQRFIQGYEAAVITGAVVGGWATLSEVHLHLSKWLVLPIGLLAGIFVGMLAAALTEVLNVLPILTKRIGMDGKIVLLLMAIVLGKVFGSLFHWLIYI; encoded by the coding sequence ATGATCGGTAAGTGGCTTTTTGTCGCGTTAGTTGGACTTGGCGGCGGTTTAACGGTAGGAGCAGGGTTTGTGGCATTTCTTGCGGTGCTAGGTATCATCCCTCGTTTAATGCAACTAACGAAAACGCAACGCTTCATACAAGGATACGAGGCAGCTGTCATTACCGGCGCGGTCGTTGGTGGCTGGGCAACCTTAAGCGAGGTGCATTTGCATCTATCCAAATGGCTTGTGCTCCCGATCGGTCTTTTAGCTGGCATTTTCGTCGGAATGCTTGCAGCTGCGCTGACTGAAGTATTAAATGTACTTCCTATATTAACGAAAAGAATTGGAATGGACGGGAAAATTGTTTTGCTTCTCATGGCCATTGTCTTAGGCAAAGTATTTGGTTCACTATTCCATTGGCTGATTTATATTTAA
- a CDS encoding stage V sporulation protein AA — MDGQIFLRLRHRIKTGNDQLIYLEDIAQITGDEFAVQKLSKMPIYHVSKKDRHIAVLDIMHVVKTIKKTWPAIDIQTVGGTEAIVEIDTGKRQLSPVLFVLVWLLLFVGAALAIMNFHEDVSMRLVHIRLYEMITGKTVEHPYLLQIPYSFGLGFGMILFFNHVFKKRLNEEPSPLEVEMFKYQLDLDHYVALKENKETMKDIHDR; from the coding sequence ATGGACGGACAAATCTTTCTTCGGCTGCGCCATCGCATTAAAACCGGTAATGATCAGCTCATTTATTTAGAAGATATCGCCCAAATCACTGGTGATGAGTTTGCTGTACAAAAGCTTAGCAAGATGCCGATATATCATGTCAGTAAAAAGGATCGTCACATTGCTGTTCTTGATATCATGCATGTGGTCAAAACGATCAAAAAAACATGGCCAGCCATCGACATTCAAACCGTCGGTGGCACTGAAGCCATTGTTGAAATTGATACAGGCAAACGCCAGCTTTCTCCTGTTTTATTTGTGTTAGTGTGGCTTTTATTATTTGTCGGAGCGGCGCTTGCCATTATGAATTTCCACGAGGATGTCAGTATGCGGCTCGTTCATATCCGTCTATATGAAATGATCACAGGAAAAACGGTTGAGCATCCTTATTTACTGCAAATTCCATATAGCTTCGGACTAGGATTTGGCATGATTTTATTTTTCAATCATGTATTTAAAAAGCGTTTAAATGAAGAACCAAGTCCGCTCGAAGTGGAGATGTTTAAATATCAGCTCGATCTCGATCATTATGTCGCCCTTAAAGAAAATAAAGAGACAATGAAAGATATCCATGATCGGTAA
- the sigF gene encoding RNA polymerase sporulation sigma factor SigF gives MDVEVKKQAKKAQLSNDEVKELIKKSQDGDQQARDLLVEKNMRLVWSVVQRFLNRGYEPDDLFQIGCIGLLKSVDKFDLSYDVKFSTYAVPMIIGEIQRFIRDDGTVKVSRSLKELGNKIRRARDELSKSHGRMPTVQEIAEYLDITPEDVVLAQEAVRTPSSIHETVYENDGDPITLLDQIADHSEERWFDKIALKEAIKELEEREKLIVYLRYYKDQTQSEVAERLGISQVQVSRLEKKILKQIQMQMDQKES, from the coding sequence ATGGATGTGGAGGTAAAAAAGCAAGCGAAAAAAGCCCAGCTGTCAAATGATGAAGTCAAAGAGCTCATCAAAAAAAGCCAAGACGGTGATCAGCAAGCAAGAGACCTCCTCGTAGAAAAAAACATGCGTCTTGTTTGGTCCGTTGTTCAGCGCTTTTTAAATAGAGGATATGAACCAGATGATTTGTTTCAAATTGGCTGTATTGGATTGCTAAAATCCGTTGATAAATTTGATTTGTCATATGATGTGAAGTTTTCGACCTATGCTGTCCCAATGATTATTGGTGAAATCCAGCGATTCATTCGAGATGATGGAACAGTCAAAGTCAGCCGGTCACTAAAGGAACTCGGAAATAAAATCCGGCGGGCAAGAGATGAATTGTCTAAGTCTCATGGAAGAATGCCGACCGTCCAGGAAATAGCCGAATATCTAGATATCACACCAGAGGATGTCGTCCTCGCCCAAGAAGCGGTCCGAACGCCGTCGTCGATCCATGAAACGGTTTATGAAAATGACGGAGACCCCATTACATTACTCGATCAAATTGCTGATCATTCAGAAGAAAGATGGTTTGATAAAATCGCGCTGAAAGAAGCGATCAAGGAATTAGAAGAACGAGAAAAACTCATTGTGTACTTAAGGTATTATAAAGACCAAACACAATCTGAGGTAGCAGAGAGACTCGGCATTTCACAAGTACAAGTCTCGCGGCTCGAAAAGAAAATTTTAAAACAAATCCAAATGCAAATGGATCAAAAAGAGAGCTAG
- the spoIIAB gene encoding anti-sigma F factor, producing the protein MRNEMNLTFSALSQNESFARVTVAAFIAQLDPTLDELTEIKTVVSEAVTNSIIHGYDGNPDGKVHIEVTLDDHVVYLTIRDEGMGITDLEEARQPLFTTKPDLERSGMGFTIMENFMDDVMIDSSPEMGTTIRLTKHLSKSKALCN; encoded by the coding sequence ATGAGGAATGAAATGAACCTGACATTCTCTGCTTTAAGTCAAAATGAATCCTTTGCGAGGGTGACAGTCGCAGCGTTTATCGCCCAGCTTGATCCGACATTAGATGAACTAACTGAAATCAAAACGGTTGTGTCAGAGGCGGTGACAAACTCCATTATCCATGGCTACGATGGAAATCCAGATGGCAAGGTGCATATCGAAGTCACACTTGATGACCATGTTGTGTACCTGACCATCCGAGACGAAGGAATGGGCATTACAGATCTTGAAGAAGCAAGACAGCCGCTTTTCACGACAAAACCAGACTTAGAACGCTCTGGCATGGGCTTTACCATTATGGAGAATTTTATGGATGATGTCATGATAGATTCATCTCCAGAAATGGGCACAACCATCCGTTTAACAAAGCATCTATCAAAAAGCAAAGCGCTTTGTAATTAA
- the spoIIAA gene encoding anti-sigma F factor antagonist, whose product MSLDIDFQVKESVLCIRLTGELDHHSAETLRQKVTNYLETEDIRHIVLNLADLTFMDSSGLGVILGRYKEIKQLGGEMVVCAISPAVNRLFDMSGLFKIIRMEPSEQTALQTLGVAS is encoded by the coding sequence ATGAGCCTTGATATTGATTTTCAAGTAAAAGAGAGCGTACTTTGCATTCGATTAACAGGAGAGCTCGATCATCACTCCGCAGAAACATTGAGACAAAAGGTGACGAATTATTTGGAAACAGAGGACATTCGCCACATTGTGCTGAATTTGGCTGATTTAACGTTTATGGACAGCTCAGGTCTCGGAGTGATTTTAGGAAGATATAAAGAAATTAAGCAGCTTGGTGGAGAAATGGTCGTCTGTGCTATCTCGCCAGCAGTAAACAGGTTATTTGATATGTCTGGCTTATTTAAAATTATCCGTATGGAGCCTTCAGAGCAAACGGCATTGCAAACATTGGGGGTGGCATCATGA
- a CDS encoding D-alanyl-D-alanine carboxypeptidase family protein: MILISMVSPSAIAKEKIEKPEEKQTSELAHEAKSAILIERDTGKVLYNKNSDEKLAPASMTKIMTMLLIMEAIDQGKLKMTDKVRTSDHAASMGGSQIFLEPGEEMTVKEMLKGIAIASGNDASVAMAEHIAGSEEQFVEQMNKKAKELGLTSTVFQNPTGLPEKDHYSTAHDMAKMAKELLKYEQITKFTGVYEDYLRQNTDKKFWLVNTNRLIKFYPGVDGLKTGFTGEAKYCLTASAKKGNMRVVAVVFGASTPKDRNAQVVKMLDYAFSQYTTHPLYKRGQDVAEIKVSKGTKKKIQLVTSEPISLLTKKGENVDQIKKEIKLSQDVTAPFSKGTELGTIVLKKDGKVLHESPVQAKEGMEKAGVWTFFKRAMAEFVKWK; encoded by the coding sequence ATGATCCTTATCTCAATGGTTTCACCATCAGCGATAGCAAAAGAAAAGATTGAAAAACCAGAAGAAAAACAAACATCAGAATTGGCACACGAAGCCAAATCAGCCATCTTAATAGAACGTGACACGGGAAAAGTGCTTTACAACAAAAACAGTGATGAAAAGCTGGCACCCGCAAGTATGACCAAAATCATGACGATGCTTCTCATCATGGAAGCGATTGATCAAGGAAAACTAAAAATGACTGACAAGGTAAGAACAAGTGACCATGCAGCTTCAATGGGAGGGTCACAGATCTTCCTTGAACCTGGAGAAGAAATGACCGTGAAAGAAATGCTGAAAGGCATTGCGATTGCGTCTGGAAATGATGCTTCAGTTGCCATGGCAGAGCATATTGCAGGATCTGAAGAACAGTTTGTAGAGCAAATGAACAAGAAGGCAAAAGAACTTGGCCTCACCTCTACAGTCTTTCAAAACCCAACAGGACTTCCTGAAAAAGACCATTACAGTACAGCTCATGATATGGCTAAAATGGCAAAAGAGTTGTTGAAATATGAACAAATCACCAAATTTACAGGTGTCTACGAAGACTACCTCCGTCAAAACACCGATAAAAAATTCTGGCTTGTGAATACGAACCGATTGATTAAATTTTATCCAGGTGTCGATGGGTTGAAAACAGGTTTTACAGGCGAAGCTAAATACTGTTTGACTGCATCCGCTAAAAAAGGAAACATGCGCGTCGTTGCAGTTGTCTTCGGCGCAAGTACACCGAAAGATAGAAACGCCCAAGTGGTCAAAATGTTAGACTACGCATTTAGTCAATACACCACACACCCGCTTTACAAACGAGGACAAGATGTAGCGGAAATCAAAGTAAGCAAAGGGACAAAGAAAAAAATTCAGCTTGTCACCTCTGAACCAATCTCCCTTTTAACGAAAAAAGGCGAAAATGTGGATCAGATTAAAAAAGAAATCAAATTGTCTCAGGATGTTACGGCCCCATTCTCAAAAGGAACGGAACTTGGAACCATTGTCTTGAAAAAAGACGGAAAAGTGCTGCATGAAAGCCCTGTACAGGCCAAAGAAGGAATGGAAAAAGCCGGCGTTTGGACATTCTTTAAACGAGCGATGGCTGAATTTGTGAAATGGAAATAA
- a CDS encoding purine-nucleoside phosphorylase has translation MGAQFSEAAAYIKQASTYVPTVGLILGSGLGILADEIENPIKLKYEDIPGFPVSTVEGHAGQLVIGTLKGTVVCAMQGRFHFYEGYDMKQVTFPVRVMKEIGIETCIVTNAAGGVNTSFHPGDLMLITDHINMMGTNPLIGPNDSQGVRFPDMSAPYDKDLLALAEETAQRLGISVQQGVYAGMTGPSYETPAEVRYLRTLGADAVGMSTVPEVIVARHAGIKVLGISCISNAASGILDQPLSHDEVIEVTEKVKASFLDLVKDIVKQLS, from the coding sequence GTGGGAGCACAGTTTTCAGAAGCGGCGGCATATATTAAACAAGCATCAACATACGTACCAACAGTTGGATTGATCTTAGGTTCAGGTCTTGGCATATTAGCAGATGAGATTGAAAATCCAATCAAATTGAAATATGAAGATATTCCTGGATTCCCTGTTTCAACAGTAGAAGGTCATGCAGGGCAGCTCGTCATTGGGACGCTGAAAGGCACTGTCGTATGTGCAATGCAAGGACGTTTTCATTTCTATGAAGGTTATGATATGAAGCAAGTGACGTTTCCAGTCCGTGTGATGAAAGAAATTGGCATTGAGACATGTATTGTGACAAATGCAGCCGGCGGTGTAAATACTTCATTCCATCCAGGTGATCTCATGCTAATTACAGATCATATCAATATGATGGGGACCAATCCATTAATTGGACCAAATGACAGTCAAGGCGTTCGTTTTCCTGATATGTCTGCCCCGTACGATAAAGATTTGCTGGCACTTGCAGAAGAAACAGCTCAGCGCTTAGGCATATCTGTACAGCAAGGTGTTTATGCAGGGATGACAGGTCCTTCATATGAAACACCAGCTGAAGTTCGTTACCTCAGAACACTTGGCGCAGATGCTGTAGGCATGTCGACAGTCCCAGAGGTGATTGTTGCGCGTCATGCAGGAATCAAAGTGCTAGGTATTTCATGCATTTCTAATGCGGCATCAGGTATTTTAGATCAGCCGCTGTCTCATGATGAAGTCATTGAAGTAACGGAAAAAGTGAAAGCAAGTTTCCTTGATTTAGTCAAAGACATTGTTAAACAACTCTCATAG
- the deoB gene encoding phosphopentomutase, producing MPDYQYKRIFLVVMDSVGIGEAPDAAEFNDVGADTLGHIAEKMNGLHMPNMAKLGLSHIKEIKGIPADEKPLAYYGKMQEASNGKDTMTGHWEIMGLYIDTPFRVFPDGFPDELLNELKEKTGRGIIGNKPASGTEILDELGEEHMKTGDLIVYTSADSVLQIAAHEEVVPLDELYRICEIARELTLDEKYMVGRIIARPFVGEPGAFVRTPNRHDYALKPFDRTVMNELKDDGLDVIAIGKISDIYDGEGITSSLRTKSNMDGMDKLVDTLKTDFTGISFLNLVDFDALYGHRRDPEGYGKALEEFDARLPEVFDLLKEDDLLVITADHGNDPVHHGTDHTREYVPLIAYSKKHQGANELPTSKTFADLGATVADNFKTTMPKYGTSFLSKLK from the coding sequence ATGCCTGATTATCAGTATAAACGCATTTTCCTCGTCGTAATGGATTCAGTAGGAATTGGGGAAGCACCTGATGCTGCTGAATTTAATGATGTAGGTGCAGATACACTAGGACATATTGCTGAAAAAATGAACGGGCTTCACATGCCAAATATGGCGAAGCTTGGGCTGAGTCATATTAAAGAAATCAAAGGAATTCCAGCGGATGAGAAACCGCTTGCGTATTATGGAAAAATGCAGGAAGCATCAAATGGTAAAGATACAATGACAGGTCACTGGGAAATCATGGGTCTTTACATAGACACACCGTTCAGAGTTTTCCCAGACGGATTCCCAGATGAACTTTTAAATGAACTAAAAGAAAAAACAGGCAGAGGCATTATAGGAAATAAACCTGCGTCTGGTACTGAAATCTTAGACGAGCTTGGCGAAGAGCATATGAAAACAGGCGATCTAATCGTTTACACATCTGCGGATTCTGTGCTGCAAATTGCTGCGCACGAAGAAGTGGTGCCATTAGATGAACTTTATCGTATTTGTGAAATTGCACGTGAGCTCACATTAGATGAAAAATACATGGTTGGGCGCATTATCGCTCGTCCCTTTGTCGGGGAGCCTGGCGCATTTGTCAGAACACCAAACCGTCATGACTATGCTTTAAAACCATTTGATCGTACAGTGATGAATGAGCTGAAAGATGATGGGCTCGATGTGATTGCGATCGGCAAAATCTCTGATATTTATGATGGCGAAGGAATCACCTCTTCTCTCAGAACAAAATCGAACATGGACGGAATGGACAAGCTGGTCGACACACTTAAAACAGACTTTACAGGAATTAGCTTTTTAAACCTTGTTGATTTTGACGCTCTTTACGGACATAGAAGAGATCCAGAGGGTTACGGAAAAGCACTAGAGGAATTTGACGCCCGTCTTCCTGAAGTGTTTGACCTGTTAAAAGAAGATGATCTTCTTGTGATCACAGCAGATCATGGAAATGACCCTGTTCATCACGGAACAGATCATACAAGAGAATATGTTCCGCTCATTGCTTACAGCAAAAAGCATCAAGGAGCAAATGAACTGCCAACGTCAAAAACCTTTGCTGATCTTGGAGCAACGGTCGCAGACAATTTCAAGACAACGATGCCAAAATACGGCACAAGCTTTTTATCTAAACTCAAATAG
- the xerD gene encoding site-specific tyrosine recombinase XerD, with protein MNDQLSDFIHFMTVERGLSENTIVSYKRDLQNYLSFLMTHEQLSDIKDVTRLHIIHYLKQLKEEGKSSKTSVRHLSSIRSFHQFLLREKVTTDDPSWNIETQKTERKLPKVLSLGEVEKLLDTPNQHTPFDYRDKAMLELLYATGIRVSEMLDLTLADVHLTMGFIRCFGKGRKERIVPIGEAAASAIEEYLEKGRGKLLKKQPADALFLNHHGKKMSRQGFWKNLKKRALEAGIQKELTPHTLRHSFATHLLENGADLRAVQEMLGHADISTTQIYTHVTKTRLKDVYHKFHPRA; from the coding sequence TTGAACGATCAATTATCCGACTTTATTCATTTTATGACAGTAGAGAGAGGACTCTCTGAAAATACCATTGTTTCTTATAAACGAGATTTACAGAACTACTTGTCTTTTTTAATGACACATGAGCAGTTGTCAGATATAAAAGATGTCACGCGCTTGCATATCATTCATTATTTAAAACAGCTAAAAGAGGAAGGGAAATCAAGTAAAACATCAGTACGGCATCTCTCCTCGATCCGTTCCTTCCACCAATTTCTGCTCAGGGAAAAAGTGACAACAGATGATCCGTCATGGAACATAGAAACGCAAAAAACAGAGCGGAAACTACCGAAAGTTCTATCACTAGGGGAAGTCGAAAAGTTGCTTGATACACCAAATCAGCACACGCCATTTGACTACCGTGACAAAGCGATGCTTGAGCTCTTATACGCAACAGGTATTCGCGTCAGTGAAATGCTGGACCTGACACTTGCCGATGTTCACCTCACAATGGGCTTTATCCGTTGTTTTGGAAAAGGAAGAAAAGAACGAATTGTGCCAATTGGTGAAGCAGCTGCAAGTGCGATTGAAGAATATCTTGAAAAGGGAAGAGGCAAGCTGTTAAAAAAACAGCCGGCAGATGCCTTATTTCTCAATCATCACGGAAAAAAAATGTCGCGGCAAGGTTTCTGGAAGAACCTAAAAAAAAGAGCTCTCGAAGCAGGAATTCAAAAAGAACTCACACCCCATACACTCAGGCATTCATTTGCAACACATCTGCTTGAAAACGGTGCAGACCTAAGAGCTGTGCAGGAGATGCTCGGGCATGCCGATATCTCGACAACACAAATTTATACACACGTGACGAAAACAAGATTGAAAGATGTGTATCACAAATTCCATCCAAGGGCATAA
- a CDS encoding YqzK family protein: MRKWIKTTGEVMKVFILFTGFTVLFYYAMIWINSEYESYHRYDKPEGAAIKVMEMDQPNQDNWQDRLIYFYQNGE; encoded by the coding sequence ATGCGAAAATGGATCAAAACAACAGGTGAAGTGATGAAGGTATTTATCTTGTTCACTGGTTTTACCGTCCTGTTCTATTATGCTATGATATGGATAAATTCAGAATATGAAAGCTACCATCGTTATGATAAACCAGAGGGTGCAGCAATTAAAGTGATGGAAATGGATCAGCCGAATCAAGATAACTGGCAAGATCGATTGATTTATTTTTATCAAAACGGGGAGTAG
- the fur gene encoding ferric iron uptake transcriptional regulator produces the protein MENRIDRIKKQLHSSSYKLTPQREATVRVLLENEEDHLSAEDVYLLVKEKSPEIGLATVYRTLELLTELKVVDKINFGDGVSRYDLRKEGAAHFHHHLVCMECGTVDEIEDDLLEDVEEIIERDWKFKIKDHRLTFHGICHRCHDDESGK, from the coding sequence ATGGAAAATCGGATTGATCGAATTAAGAAACAGCTTCATTCTTCCAGCTATAAGCTCACGCCACAGCGTGAAGCAACAGTAAGGGTACTGCTTGAGAATGAAGAAGACCATTTAAGTGCAGAAGATGTATACCTCCTCGTAAAAGAGAAGTCTCCTGAAATTGGTCTTGCTACTGTTTATCGAACGTTAGAATTGCTAACTGAACTGAAAGTTGTTGATAAAATTAACTTTGGAGACGGCGTTTCGCGATATGATCTTCGCAAAGAAGGAGCCGCTCACTTCCATCATCATCTTGTCTGCATGGAGTGCGGGACAGTCGATGAGATAGAAGATGATTTATTAGAAGACGTTGAAGAGATTATTGAACGTGACTGGAAATTTAAAATTAAGGATCATAGATTGACATTCCATGGCATTTGCCACCGGTGTCATGATGATGAATCCGGCAAATAA
- the spoIIM gene encoding stage II sporulation protein M, with amino-acid sequence MRKKSWKEHLLQHVKDHLSIYLFVSVLFLMGVIFGAIIVNSMTISQKEDLFYYLNQFFGQLTNEKAAESKEMFLQSFLHHMKYLGLMWILGISIIGLPLIFLMIFLKGIVVGFTVGFLVNQMGLSGFFLSFVSVLPQNILLIPAYLVIGTCAIAFSIRLIGQLFMKKTISQAPVQWFARYASVLLMILALAALSSFFESYVSFMLMKKLAGVLFT; translated from the coding sequence ATGCGGAAAAAGTCTTGGAAGGAACATCTTCTTCAGCACGTAAAAGACCATCTATCGATTTATTTATTTGTCTCTGTACTTTTTTTAATGGGCGTAATCTTTGGGGCCATTATCGTCAATAGTATGACAATAAGTCAAAAAGAGGATTTATTCTATTATTTAAATCAATTTTTTGGTCAGCTGACAAATGAGAAAGCAGCAGAATCAAAAGAAATGTTTTTGCAAAGCTTTTTGCATCATATGAAATATTTAGGTCTTATGTGGATACTAGGGATATCTATCATTGGCCTGCCGCTCATCTTTCTCATGATCTTTTTAAAAGGAATTGTTGTGGGGTTTACAGTTGGTTTTTTAGTAAATCAAATGGGGCTGAGTGGTTTCTTCCTTTCGTTCGTATCAGTTCTTCCGCAAAACATATTGCTTATTCCAGCCTACTTAGTGATTGGGACATGCGCGATTGCGTTTTCCATCCGGCTCATTGGGCAACTGTTCATGAAAAAAACCATCAGTCAAGCACCTGTTCAGTGGTTCGCCCGTTATGCATCTGTTCTACTGATGATTTTAGCACTTGCTGCACTTTCGTCCTTTTTTGAATCGTACGTCTCCTTCATGCTCATGAAAAAGCTGGCAGGTGTTCTTTTCACATAA
- a CDS encoding S8 family peptidase has protein sequence MNVKSIGAGLCMASMMLASVTFGASHISAKEQAKKEYMIGFSSSVRDHTQKQLVEEAGGHVKESIEQIDMMKVSLNEASKEKLNQAKEVTFIEEDQKAKTSGQTIPYGIKSIKAHKVHTRGYAGQNVKVAVLDSGIDGKHEDLHVTGGVSFVPTESDPLVDPHEHGTHVAGTIAALDNKVGVVGVAPKASIYAVKVADENGDGYYSWIIKGIEWAIENDMDVINISMGGASESEALKEAVDRAYDKGILIVASAGNAGSYGSLNTIDYPAKYSSVIAVASVDQRKQRAFDSSVGEEVEVSAPGVSTLSTIPHNEYGYKSGTSMASPHVAGAAAVILSKHPNLTNDEVRERLTKTATPLGEPFYYGAGLVNVQKAAR, from the coding sequence GTGAACGTCAAGTCAATTGGAGCAGGGCTTTGTATGGCAAGTATGATGCTGGCATCGGTCACGTTCGGCGCCTCACATATTTCTGCAAAGGAGCAAGCGAAAAAAGAGTACATGATCGGCTTTTCTTCTTCCGTTCGAGATCATACACAAAAACAGCTTGTTGAAGAAGCTGGTGGACATGTAAAAGAATCCATAGAACAGATAGATATGATGAAAGTTTCCTTGAATGAGGCATCGAAAGAGAAACTGAATCAGGCAAAAGAAGTGACCTTCATTGAGGAGGACCAAAAGGCAAAAACAAGTGGTCAAACGATTCCATATGGCATCAAAAGCATTAAAGCACATAAGGTACATACACGGGGATACGCTGGACAAAATGTGAAAGTAGCCGTTCTTGACAGCGGAATTGATGGCAAACATGAAGATCTACATGTCACCGGGGGAGTCAGCTTTGTTCCGACAGAGTCAGATCCGCTTGTTGACCCGCATGAACACGGGACGCATGTCGCGGGCACAATTGCAGCGCTAGATAATAAGGTAGGTGTCGTCGGTGTTGCGCCGAAAGCCTCAATCTATGCGGTTAAGGTGGCAGATGAAAATGGTGACGGCTACTATAGCTGGATCATTAAAGGAATTGAATGGGCCATTGAGAATGACATGGATGTCATCAATATTAGTATGGGAGGAGCAAGTGAATCTGAAGCGCTGAAAGAAGCGGTAGATCGAGCATATGACAAGGGTATTCTCATTGTGGCTTCTGCTGGGAATGCCGGAAGTTATGGCTCACTTAACACGATTGACTATCCAGCTAAATATAGCTCAGTGATAGCAGTTGCCTCTGTTGATCAAAGAAAACAAAGAGCCTTTGATTCATCTGTCGGCGAAGAAGTGGAAGTTTCAGCACCAGGTGTTTCAACGCTCAGTACCATTCCTCATAATGAATATGGCTACAAGAGCGGAACATCCATGGCATCACCGCATGTAGCAGGAGCTGCGGCTGTCATTCTATCAAAACATCCGAATCTGACAAACGATGAAGTGCGCGAGAGACTTACAAAAACGGCTACACCGCTTGGAGAACCTTTTTACTATGGTGCCGGGCTAGTGAACGTACAAAAAGCGGCACGATAA
- a CDS encoding GNAT family N-acetyltransferase produces MNQVNWTCQTFDQLSKEDLYLILMERVNVFVVEQTCPYPEIDHRDQEALHLMAKEDGTIVAYCRIFQSGMMYEEASIGRVLVTQAGRKKGYGKMLLSKALEKLSELGETRVKIQAQAYLKSFYESFGFKAVSDCYDEDGIPHLDMVKTER; encoded by the coding sequence ATGAATCAAGTTAACTGGACATGTCAGACGTTTGATCAATTGTCAAAAGAGGATCTTTACCTGATCTTAATGGAAAGAGTCAATGTATTTGTTGTTGAACAAACATGCCCTTACCCTGAAATTGATCACCGAGACCAAGAAGCGCTTCATCTGATGGCAAAAGAGGACGGCACGATTGTGGCCTATTGCCGAATTTTCCAAAGCGGAATGATGTACGAAGAGGCATCTATTGGCCGAGTTCTTGTGACGCAGGCAGGTCGAAAAAAAGGCTATGGAAAAATGCTGCTTAGCAAGGCTTTGGAAAAGCTGAGTGAATTAGGTGAAACAAGAGTCAAAATTCAGGCGCAAGCCTACTTGAAGTCGTTTTACGAATCATTTGGTTTTAAGGCTGTTTCAGATTGTTATGATGAAGATGGGATTCCGCATCTTGATATGGTGAAAACAGAAAGATAG